A genomic stretch from Oncorhynchus tshawytscha isolate Ot180627B linkage group LG07, Otsh_v2.0, whole genome shotgun sequence includes:
- the LOC112253846 gene encoding uncharacterized protein C7orf57 homolog isoform X1, whose translation MLTALANHSYRGLHSHRHTNCLILESSSAKMSAAPNHRRTKPGGVKTGYPGQAPSNGVTGPTSQIPGLCQEATEGAPEARTSGRRVGIFDSDSDYVKLAKGGGQKGLLWHEDNKEEARPNKSYNSPDLSSAESQRGSKAASPDDCQGYGKRQPLAAPFGTDDISAWERESDSYKEKNPTVTDASSQMENMSLNQGGYMEINKYKKTQSDFTMDRSHEKKTVPVSMSKLLSFGYIEDEKKSTNEDDSSSVTSEQTSTIAPEDEDLE comes from the exons ATGCTAACCGCATTAGCTAACCATTCATATCGAGGTCTCCACTCCCACCGGCACACGAATTGT CTAATTCTGGAATCATCATCAGCCAAAATGAGTGCTGCTCCCAACCACAGACGGACCAAGCCTGGTG GCGTGAAGACAGGCTATCCAGGCCAAGCTCCCTCCAACGGGGTTACGGGACCCACTTCCCAGATCCCCGGGCTGTGCCAGGAAGCCACTGAGGGTGCTCCTGAGGCCAGGACCAGCGGAAGGCGTGTGGGAATATTCGACTCCGACTCCGACTATGTCAAACTTGCCAAAGGAGGGGGACAGAAGG GTTTACTGTGGCACGAGGACAACAAGGAGGAAGCTAGGCCTAATAAATCCTACAACTCACCTGATCTGTCCTCAGCTGAATCTCAGCG CGGAAGTAAAGCAGCATCCCCTGATGATTGTCAAGGATACGGCAAAAGGCAACCTCTAGCTGCTCCCTTCGGTACTGATGATATTTCAGCCTGGGAAAGGGAGAGTGATAGCTATAAAGAGAAG AACCCCACCGTCACTGATGCGTCCAGCCAGATGGAGAACATGTCTCTAAACCAAGGTGGTTATATGGAGATCAACAAATACAAGAAGAC TCAAAGTGATTTTACTATGGACAGGTCCCATGAGAAGAAAACTGTTCCTGTGAGCATGTCCAAGCTGCTGAGCTTTGGTTACATAGAGGATGAGAAGAAGTCCACCAATGAGGATGACTCCTCAA GTGTGACCTCTGAACAGACGAGCACCATCGCACCTGAGGATGAAGACCTGGAAtag
- the LOC112253846 gene encoding uncharacterized protein C7orf57 homolog isoform X2 produces MLTALANHSYRGLHSHRHTNCLILESSSAKMSAAPNHRRTKPGGVKTGYPGQAPSNGVTGPTSQIPGLCQEATEGAPEARTSGRRVGIFDSDSDYVKLAKGGGQKGLLWHEDNKEEARPNKSYNSPDLSSAESQRGSKAASPDDCQGYGKRQPLAAPFGTDDISAWERESDSYKEKNPTVTDASSQMENMSLNQGGYMEINKYKKTSHEKKTVPVSMSKLLSFGYIEDEKKSTNEDDSSSVTSEQTSTIAPEDEDLE; encoded by the exons ATGCTAACCGCATTAGCTAACCATTCATATCGAGGTCTCCACTCCCACCGGCACACGAATTGT CTAATTCTGGAATCATCATCAGCCAAAATGAGTGCTGCTCCCAACCACAGACGGACCAAGCCTGGTG GCGTGAAGACAGGCTATCCAGGCCAAGCTCCCTCCAACGGGGTTACGGGACCCACTTCCCAGATCCCCGGGCTGTGCCAGGAAGCCACTGAGGGTGCTCCTGAGGCCAGGACCAGCGGAAGGCGTGTGGGAATATTCGACTCCGACTCCGACTATGTCAAACTTGCCAAAGGAGGGGGACAGAAGG GTTTACTGTGGCACGAGGACAACAAGGAGGAAGCTAGGCCTAATAAATCCTACAACTCACCTGATCTGTCCTCAGCTGAATCTCAGCG CGGAAGTAAAGCAGCATCCCCTGATGATTGTCAAGGATACGGCAAAAGGCAACCTCTAGCTGCTCCCTTCGGTACTGATGATATTTCAGCCTGGGAAAGGGAGAGTGATAGCTATAAAGAGAAG AACCCCACCGTCACTGATGCGTCCAGCCAGATGGAGAACATGTCTCTAAACCAAGGTGGTTATATGGAGATCAACAAATACAAGAAGAC GTCCCATGAGAAGAAAACTGTTCCTGTGAGCATGTCCAAGCTGCTGAGCTTTGGTTACATAGAGGATGAGAAGAAGTCCACCAATGAGGATGACTCCTCAA GTGTGACCTCTGAACAGACGAGCACCATCGCACCTGAGGATGAAGACCTGGAAtag